The Verrucomicrobiia bacterium genome has a segment encoding these proteins:
- the tsaB gene encoding tRNA (adenosine(37)-N6)-threonylcarbamoyltransferase complex dimerization subunit type 1 TsaB produces MKILAFEFSSNHRSVAAVEGEAATGFRFLAEAVEATTRHTPAFRLADDVLVKSGWQKGDVNCMAVCLGPGSYTGIRMSLAIAQGWQIMTGGKVCGIDTPSCLAEQIWRGGERGTIVLAIDAMRGEFYAAEFQLGEAGWKQLNDLRITTKEELEAYQSAGKKVLGPDLQKAFPSAIPLYANAAIVAELAVNRGEFKPANELEPIYLREVSFVKSPPTRK; encoded by the coding sequence ATGAAGATTTTGGCGTTTGAGTTTTCGAGCAATCATCGCAGCGTTGCCGCCGTGGAAGGCGAAGCAGCGACGGGGTTTCGCTTCTTGGCGGAAGCCGTCGAGGCGACCACTCGTCACACTCCCGCATTTCGTCTGGCGGATGACGTGCTGGTCAAGTCCGGTTGGCAAAAGGGTGATGTGAACTGCATGGCCGTTTGCCTCGGCCCCGGTTCCTATACGGGCATCCGCATGTCCCTCGCCATCGCGCAAGGCTGGCAGATCATGACCGGGGGAAAAGTCTGCGGCATTGATACCCCCAGCTGTCTCGCTGAGCAGATCTGGCGCGGTGGTGAACGCGGCACCATCGTGCTGGCGATCGATGCTATGCGCGGCGAGTTCTACGCCGCCGAATTTCAGTTGGGTGAAGCTGGGTGGAAGCAATTGAACGATCTTCGTATCACTACGAAGGAAGAGCTGGAAGCATATCAATCAGCGGGCAAGAAAGTCTTGGGCCCTGATTTGCAGAAAGCATTTCCCAGCGCGATTCCTCTCTACGCCAACGCCGCGATCGTGGCCGAACTCGCTGTGAATCGCGGCGAATTCAAACCCGCGAATGAATTGGAACCGATCTATCTACGTGAAGTCAGCTTCGTGAAAAGTCCGCCAACGCGTAAATGA
- the tsaE gene encoding tRNA (adenosine(37)-N6)-threonylcarbamoyltransferase complex ATPase subunit type 1 TsaE, with the protein MATCITRSPEETFALGQKWSQTLHAGDVIALVGDLGAGKTQLAKGIASGLGYGKRVQSPTFALINEYLVADLIIYHLDLYRLDTKHDVLVAGLDEFLIQPNGITLVEWPERWFSSEFFALNAEKDGFVVKPEANVRRLVFETLGETERRVVYEDFGV; encoded by the coding sequence ATGGCTACGTGCATCACGCGCAGTCCTGAAGAGACTTTCGCTCTCGGGCAGAAATGGTCGCAAACCCTGCACGCAGGAGATGTCATCGCGCTCGTTGGCGACTTGGGCGCGGGCAAGACACAGTTGGCGAAAGGCATTGCTTCCGGCTTGGGCTACGGTAAGCGCGTGCAATCGCCGACCTTTGCACTCATCAACGAATACTTGGTCGCAGACTTGATCATCTATCACCTCGACCTTTATCGCTTAGATACGAAGCATGATGTGCTCGTGGCTGGACTGGATGAATTTCTTATCCAACCTAACGGCATCACCTTGGTAGAATGGCCTGAGCGTTGGTTCAGTTCAGAGTTCTTTGCGCTGAATGCGGAGAAGGATGGTTTCGTAGTTAAACCGGAAGCCAATGTAAGGCGTTTAGTGTTCGAGACATTAGGTGAGACGGAACGGCGGGTAGTCTATGAAGATTTTGGCGTTTGA
- a CDS encoding thiamine-phosphate kinase — protein sequence MNEFELIAKLTKTLPTNESVTVGAGDDCAVLDLGLKDQSVLFKTDAVVEGVHFTAETEPERIGHKALGRCLSDIAAMGGTPTHALVTLGLPKDYDPERISQIYRGMSALALRYNVAIVGGETTTNPGCLLISVALLGTVKKDKAALRKGAQVGDAIFVTGNLGGSLSGKHLDFEPRLAEGRWLMENFSLSSMMDVSDGLAGDLRHIMKQSGVGALLFAAMIPVSREAKVKAREKTIAKPAILAALTDGEDFELLFTLPPNEAVKLKDAWKEQFPNLPLSCIGKITKQPGLHLKDERGVRELHDHGYVHHAQS from the coding sequence ACCAATGAATCGGTAACGGTCGGGGCAGGGGACGATTGCGCCGTGCTGGACCTTGGCCTGAAGGACCAGTCTGTCCTCTTCAAGACCGATGCTGTGGTGGAGGGCGTCCACTTCACCGCTGAAACGGAACCTGAGCGCATCGGTCACAAAGCTTTGGGCCGCTGCCTGAGCGACATCGCCGCCATGGGTGGCACGCCGACTCATGCACTTGTCACGTTAGGCTTGCCGAAGGATTACGACCCCGAACGCATCTCGCAGATTTATCGTGGCATGAGCGCGCTGGCCTTGCGGTATAATGTCGCCATCGTCGGCGGCGAGACTACGACGAATCCCGGATGTCTGCTCATCTCCGTGGCTCTCCTCGGTACCGTGAAGAAAGATAAAGCGGCCTTACGCAAGGGTGCTCAAGTGGGCGATGCCATTTTCGTCACGGGAAACTTGGGCGGTTCGCTTTCGGGCAAACATCTGGATTTCGAACCGCGCCTTGCCGAAGGCCGTTGGCTGATGGAAAACTTTTCCCTCTCCTCGATGATGGATGTGAGCGATGGCCTCGCCGGTGATCTTCGCCACATCATGAAGCAAAGCGGCGTGGGTGCATTGCTCTTCGCCGCGATGATTCCTGTGAGCCGAGAAGCAAAAGTGAAGGCTCGCGAAAAAACTATCGCCAAGCCCGCCATCCTTGCGGCACTGACTGATGGGGAAGATTTCGAACTGCTGTTCACGCTGCCTCCTAACGAAGCCGTGAAGCTCAAAGACGCATGGAAAGAGCAGTTCCCCAATCTGCCCCTGAGCTGCATTGGTAAAATCACCAAGCAACCCGGTCTGCATCTGAAGGATGAGCGGGGTGTCCGCGAATTACACGACCATGGCTACGTGCATCACGCGCAGTCCTGA
- a CDS encoding carbohydrate-binding family 9-like protein, producing the protein MRYCSALFLACALLSAGCASTAVSQAPTPATATTPARAVVPKLSGKLTLDGKLDEAVWKKALVLNPLTPNRGEGKDSEGTEVRVWYDDTALYLSWVCTDKDIQGTFTNRDSMFWNEEVAELFLAPDKLDKYYELQWNPLGAVFDAIIHNTLGPDGISKKIDGEWGYTAKGMRSAVKVDGTVANAKDEDKSWTVEAAIPFSDFNLTAPKPGTVWRANFYRFSRGKNNPELQLSWSPTRLPSFHQPSKFGYLEFGK; encoded by the coding sequence ATGAGATATTGCTCTGCCCTCTTTCTCGCATGTGCGCTACTCAGTGCCGGTTGCGCATCCACCGCTGTCTCCCAAGCTCCTACACCAGCTACAGCCACGACACCTGCACGTGCGGTAGTGCCGAAGCTGTCTGGTAAATTGACCCTGGATGGCAAGCTGGATGAGGCGGTTTGGAAAAAGGCATTGGTGTTGAATCCACTGACACCGAATCGTGGTGAGGGAAAAGATTCCGAAGGCACTGAAGTGCGCGTGTGGTATGACGATACGGCTCTTTATCTGAGCTGGGTCTGCACGGACAAGGACATTCAGGGGACGTTCACGAATCGCGACAGCATGTTCTGGAACGAAGAAGTCGCAGAACTGTTCCTCGCACCGGACAAGCTGGATAAATATTATGAACTGCAATGGAATCCGCTGGGCGCAGTCTTCGATGCGATCATCCACAACACGCTCGGGCCTGATGGTATCTCCAAGAAGATCGATGGCGAGTGGGGCTATACCGCCAAGGGCATGCGCAGTGCTGTGAAAGTCGATGGCACGGTGGCAAATGCGAAGGACGAAGATAAGTCGTGGACTGTAGAAGCGGCCATCCCGTTCTCTGATTTTAATCTAACTGCTCCCAAGCCAGGAACAGTGTGGCGCGCGAACTTCTATCGCTTCTCACGCGGAAAGAATAATCCTGAACTGCAACTGAGCTGGTCCCCCACCCGCCTACCGAGCTTTCATCAGCCGAGCAAATTCGGGTATCTGGAGTTCGGGAAATAA